In one Pseudomonadales bacterium genomic region, the following are encoded:
- a CDS encoding c-type cytochrome: MQSFKAAATACVSIVLIALAVPAAAAPVPPGSDEDIRARLAPAGAVCRAGEDCGSGTAAASGAALTGDAVYNQFCFACHASGVGGAPLFADAEAWAPRIAKGMDALMATTLNGLGAMPPRGTCMNCSDEELQAAVDYMLEQVQ; the protein is encoded by the coding sequence GTGCAAAGTTTCAAGGCCGCTGCCACCGCTTGTGTTTCGATCGTGCTGATTGCACTCGCAGTGCCCGCTGCGGCTGCACCCGTGCCTCCGGGCAGCGACGAGGATATTCGCGCACGACTGGCGCCCGCCGGCGCCGTCTGCCGGGCCGGTGAAGACTGTGGCTCTGGGACCGCGGCGGCCAGTGGTGCCGCACTGACGGGTGATGCGGTATACAACCAGTTCTGTTTTGCCTGCCACGCATCCGGAGTCGGTGGTGCGCCGCTGTTCGCGGATGCCGAAGCCTGGGCGCCCCGCATCGCCAAGGGGATGGACGCGCTGATGGCCACCACGTTGAACGGATTGGGCGCAATGCCACCCCGGGGCACCTGCATGAACTGCTCTGACGAAGAGCTGCAGGCCGCCGTGGACTACATGTTGGAGCAGGTGCAGTAG
- a CDS encoding isovaleryl-CoA dehydrogenase: MDFEFGHGETLDMLRDSVRQFASRKIAPIAQQVDAGNEFPRDLWPELGALGLLGITVEEADGGSGLGYLAHCIAMEEISRASAAVGLSYGAHSNLCVNQIRRFGTPEQKARYLPGLISGNALGALAMSEPGAGSDVVSMRLRATEQGDSYVLNGNKMWITNGPGADVLVVYATVDPALGSRGITAFLIERGCAGFSTGKKLDKLGMRGSDTCELIFEDCVVPKDQVLGSVGQGVRLLMSGLDYERVVLAGGPLGIMHACLDAVLPYVHERKQFGQPIGTFQLMQGKVADMYTTFNAARAYVYAVAQACDSGRTTRIDAAGCILYAAEKATWMAGEAIQALGGNGYINDYPTGRLLRDAKLYEIGAGTSEIRRMLIGRELFDATG, translated from the coding sequence ATGGACTTTGAATTCGGACACGGCGAAACCCTCGACATGCTGAGGGACTCGGTGCGCCAGTTTGCCAGCCGGAAAATTGCACCAATTGCGCAGCAGGTGGATGCCGGCAACGAGTTTCCCAGAGATCTGTGGCCCGAACTCGGCGCGCTCGGACTGCTCGGCATTACCGTGGAAGAGGCGGATGGCGGCAGTGGCCTGGGCTATCTGGCGCACTGCATTGCCATGGAGGAGATCAGCCGGGCTTCGGCCGCGGTGGGGCTGTCCTACGGTGCCCACTCCAACCTGTGTGTGAATCAGATCCGCCGCTTCGGCACGCCGGAACAGAAAGCCCGTTACCTGCCGGGTCTGATTTCCGGAAACGCACTGGGTGCGCTGGCGATGAGCGAGCCCGGAGCCGGTTCCGATGTGGTCAGCATGCGGCTGCGGGCCACCGAGCAAGGCGACAGTTACGTGCTCAACGGCAACAAGATGTGGATCACTAATGGTCCCGGCGCCGATGTGCTGGTGGTATATGCCACCGTGGATCCTGCCCTGGGCAGCAGGGGTATCACGGCCTTTCTCATCGAGCGTGGCTGTGCCGGATTCTCTACCGGAAAAAAGCTCGACAAGCTCGGCATGCGCGGATCAGATACCTGCGAGCTGATATTCGAAGACTGTGTGGTACCGAAGGATCAGGTGCTCGGTTCGGTCGGCCAGGGTGTCAGGCTCCTGATGAGCGGCCTCGACTATGAGCGGGTCGTGCTCGCCGGTGGTCCGCTGGGCATCATGCACGCCTGCCTCGATGCGGTGCTGCCCTACGTCCACGAGCGCAAACAGTTCGGCCAGCCGATCGGCACCTTCCAGCTCATGCAGGGGAAGGTGGCGGACATGTACACCACATTCAACGCTGCTCGCGCCTACGTCTATGCGGTCGCCCAGGCCTGCGACAGCGGACGCACCACCCGGATCGATGCTGCAGGTTGTATTCTCTACGCCGCCGAGAAGGCGACCTGGATGGCGGGCGAAGCCATTCAGGCGCTCGGAGGCAACGGCTACATCAATGACTACCCGACCGGCCGCCTGCTGCGCGATGCCAAGCTCTACGAAATCGGTGCCGGTACCAGCGAAATCCGGCGCATGCTCATCGGTCGCGAGCTGTTCGACGCCACGGGCTGA
- a CDS encoding aminotransferase — MADPLHNEFPPESIEAKDLAHLLHPATNLAQHHQVGPKVLSRAKGVYLWDNQGKQYLEGMAGLWCTALGYGEEELVRVAETQMRKLCYSQIFGGRTNEASVLLAEKLKAMAPMDAGRVFFGLSGSDANDTQVKLMWYYNNAIGRPEKKKIISRQRGYHGVTVAAGSLTGLPPFHKHFDLPIAGILHTDCPHYYRGAEPGESEAAFVDRIVGNLEALILREGPETIAAFIAEPVMGAGGVIVPPRGYFEKVQALLRRHEILFIDDEVICGFGRTGQPFGAQTFNIQPDTMSIAKAVSSAYLPLSAVLLPEYMYDAFKAMSAELGNFSHGFTYSGHPVCAAVALRNIELMEERDLFAHAARIGVTIQQRLAGLADHPLVGEARGVGMIGALELVADKATKTPFPATRGAGAKLQARCEANGLIMRALGDTVALCPPLVISDSQVDELFTKLGRSLDETLAEVSK; from the coding sequence ATGGCCGACCCGCTGCACAACGAATTTCCCCCGGAATCCATCGAGGCGAAGGATCTTGCCCACCTGCTGCACCCGGCCACCAATCTGGCCCAGCACCACCAGGTCGGGCCTAAGGTTCTGAGCCGCGCCAAGGGCGTTTATCTGTGGGACAACCAGGGTAAGCAGTACCTGGAAGGTATGGCCGGACTCTGGTGCACGGCCCTCGGTTATGGCGAAGAAGAACTGGTGCGGGTGGCGGAAACCCAGATGCGCAAGCTGTGCTACTCCCAGATCTTCGGCGGACGCACCAACGAAGCCAGTGTGCTGCTGGCGGAAAAGCTCAAGGCCATGGCCCCCATGGATGCGGGGCGCGTGTTTTTCGGCCTGTCCGGCAGCGATGCCAATGACACCCAGGTCAAGCTGATGTGGTACTACAACAATGCCATCGGCCGGCCGGAAAAAAAGAAGATCATTTCACGGCAGCGGGGCTATCACGGGGTCACCGTGGCGGCAGGTTCGCTCACCGGACTGCCCCCGTTCCACAAACACTTCGACCTGCCCATTGCCGGCATCCTGCACACGGATTGCCCCCACTATTATCGTGGGGCGGAACCGGGCGAATCCGAAGCAGCCTTCGTAGACCGCATCGTCGGCAATCTTGAAGCCCTGATTCTCAGGGAAGGACCCGAGACCATAGCCGCCTTCATCGCCGAGCCGGTGATGGGCGCGGGCGGGGTCATCGTTCCACCCCGGGGGTATTTCGAGAAAGTCCAGGCACTGCTCAGACGCCACGAGATTCTCTTCATCGATGATGAAGTGATCTGTGGATTCGGCCGCACGGGTCAGCCGTTCGGCGCCCAGACCTTCAACATCCAGCCGGACACCATGAGCATCGCCAAGGCGGTGTCTTCTGCCTATCTGCCGTTGAGTGCTGTGCTGCTGCCCGAGTACATGTACGACGCCTTCAAGGCCATGAGTGCCGAACTCGGCAATTTCAGCCATGGCTTCACCTATTCCGGACACCCGGTGTGTGCAGCGGTCGCCCTGCGCAACATCGAACTGATGGAGGAGCGGGACCTGTTTGCACACGCCGCCCGCATCGGCGTGACGATTCAGCAGCGGCTCGCCGGGCTGGCCGATCATCCGCTGGTGGGTGAAGCGCGTGGCGTCGGCATGATCGGAGCGCTGGAGCTGGTGGCTGACAAGGCAACGAAAACGCCGTTTCCGGCGACCCGGGGTGCGGGTGCAAAACTCCAGGCACGCTGCGAAGCAAACGGCCTGATCATGCGTGCACTGGGTGACACGGTCGCCCTCTGCCCACCACTGGTCATCTCCGATAGCCAGGTGGACGAGCTGTTCACCAAGCTGGGCAGGTCCCTCGACGAGACGCTTGCAGAAGTCTCGAAGTAG
- the ald gene encoding alanine dehydrogenase: MRIGVPKEIKTHEYRVGLTPASVAELTVGGHEVVVETTAGQGIGFSDADYVAAGARIGSVEEAFAAELVVKVKEPQIGECQRLREGQILFTYLHLAADKPQAEALMASGVTAIAYETVTSATGGLPLLAPMSEVAGRMSIQVGAYALQKASGGRGTLLGGVPGVAPGKVVILGGGIAGTNAAQMAAGMQADVTILDKSVSRMIWLSDHFQGRVKVLMASRQNVNEEVLEADLVVGAVLIPGAAAPKLVSRDMVRQMIDGSAMVDISIDQGGCFETSRPTTHDNPTYVEEGVVHYCVTNMPGAVARTSALALNNVTLPYVHTLADVGWKAAIAAVPGFGDGLNVHLGQIRHPKVAEALGMEIPTTLHAA; this comes from the coding sequence ATGCGCATCGGTGTACCGAAAGAGATCAAGACCCATGAATATCGGGTTGGACTGACCCCGGCTTCTGTGGCGGAACTGACCGTGGGCGGTCACGAGGTGGTGGTGGAGACCACGGCCGGCCAGGGGATTGGCTTCAGCGATGCAGATTATGTGGCCGCTGGTGCCCGGATCGGTTCGGTTGAGGAGGCCTTCGCTGCCGAACTGGTGGTGAAGGTGAAGGAGCCCCAGATCGGGGAGTGCCAGCGCCTGCGGGAAGGCCAGATACTGTTCACCTACCTGCATCTGGCTGCTGATAAACCCCAGGCCGAGGCGCTGATGGCCTCCGGGGTGACGGCCATCGCCTATGAGACGGTCACCTCCGCCACTGGCGGGCTGCCCCTGCTGGCACCCATGAGCGAAGTGGCGGGGCGCATGTCCATTCAGGTGGGGGCCTATGCGCTGCAGAAGGCCAGCGGTGGCCGCGGCACCCTGCTCGGCGGTGTCCCCGGGGTGGCCCCGGGCAAGGTGGTGATTCTCGGCGGCGGCATCGCTGGTACCAATGCAGCACAGATGGCGGCGGGTATGCAGGCGGATGTGACCATCCTCGATAAATCCGTCTCCCGCATGATCTGGCTGTCCGATCACTTTCAGGGCAGGGTCAAGGTACTCATGGCCAGCCGGCAGAACGTCAACGAAGAGGTGCTCGAAGCAGACCTGGTAGTCGGTGCGGTACTGATTCCAGGCGCGGCAGCGCCCAAACTGGTGAGCCGGGACATGGTGCGACAGATGATCGATGGCTCGGCGATGGTGGACATTTCGATCGATCAGGGTGGCTGTTTCGAAACCTCGCGGCCGACCACCCACGATAATCCGACTTATGTGGAAGAAGGCGTGGTGCACTACTGTGTAACCAACATGCCCGGTGCCGTGGCGCGCACCTCGGCGCTCGCGCTGAACAATGTGACCCTGCCCTATGTGCACACGCTGGCGGACGTCGGCTGGAAGGCGGCGATCGCCGCGGTCCCCGGATTCGGTGATGGACTCAATGTCCATCTGGGTCAGATCCGTCATCCCAAGGTGGCAGAGGCGCTGGGCATGGAGATCCCTACGACGCTACACGCTGCCTGA
- a CDS encoding Lrp/AsnC family transcriptional regulator: MSQVTVDLDRIDRSILHELQLDAKLPFAALAELVNLSESACLRRVRNLEAKGLIRGYVCLVDQLMAGYPDNVFVQITLESQQQDDLAAFEAAVRELPEVMECYLMSGDADFLLRVIVEDARDYERIHSQHLTRLPGVDRVHSAFALRTVIRKTEVPIR; the protein is encoded by the coding sequence ATGTCGCAAGTAACAGTCGACTTAGATCGTATCGACCGCTCGATCCTTCATGAACTGCAGCTCGACGCCAAACTGCCTTTCGCCGCCCTCGCCGAACTGGTCAATCTGTCCGAGTCTGCCTGTCTGCGGCGGGTCCGCAATCTGGAGGCGAAGGGGCTGATCCGTGGTTATGTGTGCCTGGTCGACCAGTTGATGGCCGGCTACCCGGACAACGTCTTCGTGCAGATCACCCTGGAAAGCCAGCAGCAGGACGACCTGGCCGCTTTCGAAGCGGCTGTCCGGGAGCTACCCGAGGTGATGGAGTGCTATCTGATGTCGGGAGATGCGGACTTCCTGCTGCGGGTGATCGTGGAGGACGCCCGGGACTACGAACGCATCCACAGCCAGCACCTCACCCGTCTGCCGGGCGTGGACCGCGTGCACTCGGCTTTCGCCCTGCGCACGGTCATCCGCAAAACCGAGGTTCCGATCCGCTAG
- a CDS encoding SDR family NAD(P)-dependent oxidoreductase — MAQVNPDGVLKGQVAVVTGASRGIGEAIARRYAMEGAKVVVSARTASADEHYLPGTINETVEHIRAAGGEAIAVKADLGSSEDRHGLIEAALGAYGAVDILVNNAAITYFIPVADFPEKRFRLMMDVQVWAPFELAQLVLPGMRERGRGWILNISSHAAIHPQPTLAGRGGTVYGMCKAALERFTTGLAQELYDENIGVNVISPGLVATPGVMHHKLINESNKERVTPVEHMAEACLRLVHGDPKKMTGRIDYADKIIDEFKLQPADLI; from the coding sequence GTGGCACAGGTAAATCCAGACGGGGTGCTCAAGGGTCAGGTCGCAGTTGTGACCGGTGCGAGCCGCGGCATTGGAGAGGCGATCGCACGCCGCTATGCGATGGAAGGGGCGAAGGTGGTGGTTTCTGCCCGGACCGCGTCTGCAGATGAGCACTATCTGCCGGGCACTATCAACGAAACCGTGGAGCACATTCGAGCCGCTGGCGGCGAAGCCATTGCGGTAAAGGCCGACCTGGGCAGTTCGGAGGATCGCCATGGTCTGATCGAGGCAGCACTGGGCGCTTATGGTGCCGTCGATATACTTGTTAACAACGCGGCCATCACCTATTTCATTCCGGTCGCCGATTTTCCGGAAAAACGATTCCGGCTGATGATGGATGTGCAGGTCTGGGCGCCTTTCGAACTGGCACAGCTGGTGTTACCCGGCATGCGTGAGCGAGGCAGAGGCTGGATTCTGAATATTTCTTCCCACGCCGCCATTCATCCTCAGCCGACTCTGGCGGGTCGCGGGGGTACCGTGTATGGCATGTGCAAGGCGGCCCTTGAGCGCTTCACCACCGGGCTGGCTCAGGAGCTTTACGATGAAAACATTGGTGTGAATGTGATCTCACCTGGACTGGTGGCGACCCCCGGGGTGATGCATCACAAGTTGATCAACGAATCGAACAAAGAGCGGGTGACCCCGGTGGAGCACATGGCCGAAGCCTGTCTTCGACTCGTGCATGGGGACCCGAAAAAAATGACGGGCCGCATCGACTATGCGGACAAGATCATCGATGAATTCAAGCTGCAGCCGGCGGATCTGATCTAG
- a CDS encoding tetratricopeptide repeat protein translates to MILRVLPLLICWASLPDAFAADAGVGPVADPQTLTAPAATADAAPARRCLDAAMTAPGSNLGFCDLVISQLSEGGGADPTTTRALSAALSNRAIAAQREGAYDAAEADLQRALDIAGPHPDLLLNRGNLRLAQRRYAEALIDYSEALRLSRGTLLAAHYNSAFAHRALGQIPEAVADELRARGHKVDIVSNQVR, encoded by the coding sequence ATGATCCTTCGAGTTCTGCCATTGCTGATCTGCTGGGCCAGCCTGCCTGACGCATTTGCCGCAGATGCCGGCGTGGGTCCGGTGGCCGATCCGCAGACACTCACAGCACCGGCGGCAACAGCAGACGCTGCACCGGCCCGACGGTGTCTCGACGCCGCCATGACTGCACCCGGTTCGAATCTCGGCTTCTGTGACCTGGTGATCTCCCAATTGAGCGAGGGGGGCGGGGCGGATCCCACCACCACCCGGGCGCTCTCAGCCGCGCTGAGCAACCGGGCGATCGCGGCACAACGCGAGGGCGCCTACGATGCGGCGGAAGCGGACCTGCAGCGCGCACTGGACATTGCCGGGCCGCACCCGGATCTGCTGCTGAATCGCGGCAATCTGCGTCTCGCCCAGCGACGCTATGCGGAGGCGCTCATTGACTACTCGGAAGCCCTGCGCCTGTCCCGGGGTACACTGCTCGCCGCCCATTACAACAGTGCGTTCGCCCACAGAGCCCTCGGCCAGATTCCGGAAGCAGTGGCGGATGAACTGCGCGCACGCGGTCATAAAGTCGACATCGTCTCCAACCAGGTCCGCTAG
- the alr gene encoding alanine racemase, translated as MPGRLIVDLDALAANYQRFRAAAPEVGAAVKADAYGLGVGPVAERLRHSGCRSFFVATAAEGVRLRQILCPAPAAGLDSRQGPLSATGCAIYVLEGPLPETLDALVAADLVPVVNHQGQLDLWRPLRSRPIAVHVDTGMARLGYSPDIQSGQFAGFDLCLLMTHLACADTPDHPQNRAQVQAFRAVAAQFPGVRTSMGNSPGWLTGEATRGDLGRPGIGLFGGNPFTDRANPMDPVVRFEGQVLQRRRLPAGSAVGYGATAVTGRITETAVLGIGYEDGVKRALAQQGAMAVGGHRVPFLGRISMDFTVVDITDCLAQGGSVEVGDWVECFGLDISVDEAAAWAGTIAFEMFTGIGNRVTRHYVGVP; from the coding sequence ATGCCCGGGCGTCTGATCGTCGATCTGGACGCCCTTGCGGCCAACTACCAGCGCTTCCGCGCAGCCGCACCGGAAGTCGGTGCGGCGGTGAAGGCCGACGCCTACGGACTGGGCGTCGGGCCGGTGGCGGAGCGGTTACGGCACAGTGGCTGCCGGTCTTTCTTTGTCGCTACCGCCGCGGAGGGCGTGCGTCTGCGGCAGATCCTCTGCCCGGCCCCTGCTGCCGGCCTCGATTCCAGGCAGGGACCCTTATCGGCAACCGGCTGCGCAATCTACGTGCTGGAGGGCCCGCTGCCTGAGACCCTCGACGCTCTGGTGGCCGCAGATCTCGTGCCGGTCGTCAATCATCAGGGTCAACTCGACCTCTGGCGCCCCCTGCGCAGTCGCCCCATAGCCGTGCACGTGGACACGGGGATGGCGCGCCTCGGTTATAGCCCGGATATCCAATCCGGGCAGTTCGCGGGGTTCGATCTGTGCCTGCTCATGACGCATCTCGCCTGTGCAGATACCCCCGATCACCCACAGAATCGCGCTCAGGTGCAGGCATTCCGTGCAGTCGCAGCGCAGTTTCCGGGTGTGCGCACCAGCATGGGAAATTCGCCCGGCTGGTTGACCGGCGAGGCTACCCGCGGGGACCTGGGTCGCCCGGGTATCGGTCTGTTCGGAGGCAATCCGTTCACCGATCGGGCTAATCCCATGGATCCGGTGGTTCGCTTCGAAGGCCAGGTCCTGCAGCGCCGGCGTTTACCGGCAGGGTCAGCAGTCGGTTACGGCGCCACGGCCGTCACCGGGCGAATCACCGAAACGGCGGTGCTGGGTATCGGCTATGAAGACGGGGTGAAGCGCGCCCTGGCGCAACAGGGTGCCATGGCCGTCGGCGGACACCGTGTGCCCTTCCTCGGTCGGATCTCCATGGATTTCACCGTGGTCGACATCACCGACTGCCTGGCACAGGGCGGCTCTGTCGAAGTTGGAGACTGGGTGGAATGCTTCGGCCTGGACATCAGTGTGGACGAGGCGGCTGCCTGGGCAGGCACCATCGCCTTCGAAATGTTCACCGGGATCGGCAACAGGGTCACGCGGCACTATGTGGGGGTGCCCTAG
- a CDS encoding c-type cytochrome — protein MKFRIGFMVLAASLLPAAASLAADAAAGKGAYAVCAACHGQNGEGNLAMNAPKIAGQEPWYLKRQLEAYKSGLRGTASGDAYGMQMRPMAMTVVDPTAEDNLVAYIASLPATPPAATVTGDAAAGKGAYAVCAACHGQNGEGNQQLGGPRLSGQSDWYLVRQIKNYNGGLRGYDSKDTYGMQMRPMAMTLNSDKAINDVVAYINTLK, from the coding sequence ATGAAGTTCAGGATTGGTTTTATGGTGCTGGCGGCCTCTCTGTTGCCCGCGGCGGCGTCGCTGGCAGCGGATGCAGCGGCGGGAAAGGGCGCCTATGCGGTCTGTGCAGCCTGTCATGGCCAGAACGGCGAGGGAAACCTTGCCATGAATGCACCCAAAATTGCCGGTCAGGAGCCCTGGTATCTGAAGCGTCAACTGGAGGCCTACAAGAGTGGCCTGCGGGGTACCGCGTCCGGAGACGCCTACGGAATGCAGATGCGGCCAATGGCCATGACGGTGGTGGATCCCACCGCGGAAGACAATCTGGTCGCTTACATCGCCTCGTTACCCGCCACGCCTCCGGCGGCCACTGTCACCGGCGATGCGGCAGCGGGTAAAGGCGCCTATGCGGTGTGTGCCGCCTGTCACGGTCAGAATGGTGAAGGTAATCAACAGCTTGGCGGTCCCAGATTGAGCGGTCAGAGCGACTGGTATCTGGTGCGGCAGATCAAGAACTACAACGGCGGTCTGCGGGGATACGATTCCAAGGACACCTACGGCATGCAGATGCGGCCGATGGCAATGACCCTGAACAGCGACAAGGCCATCAACGATGTGGTGGCGTATATCAATACGCTGAAGTAA
- a CDS encoding alpha/beta fold hydrolase, giving the protein MSLDKQKVTRPPSGAPPGDYPGDASSHPNLQKFADALTTYVLDPMQWDPVLEELDRISSSLPSWDPRELLAQLSRAESLSWHIREESGQLTGSGFAYVLLDAQDRTTGCSDNLTQLIDYLYVDPKTRMLEFGTSAGRRSFESARKRLRSGNGAHLLVEFSRAHHPGHRFGYLIAEEDFPDSLRTIANGARTALFIAQPQPDERLRKVVQASFGLTDAEAQVTLSIARGLTLKQTASELGISVNTARNHLQATFAKSGINRQGDLVLVITQLSVILAATTSEETPSAARSVASIRPTPPQHFMILPDGRRIAYRTYGDPMGEPVVFFHESIGSSRLPPGTDADAKRRNLHLIAPERPGFGLSDGDPDCDYRSVCDDLQALLSHLRIQRATLIGNLSGGAFALSMAALKPALVRHVLLTAARPPGPMTGRFQHLMQVNKKLLGRPWLISTFFNILRNRASRENNGKLINAVYGANAQDRAFLQANPRLFDHMVTCTLESFSVSAAGVVNELRCFAAAPPPGSHSIRAPITAWHGTSDGIAEIADLQKYLQGCSVDWHPLEGAGSLLALSHWQELLDAARDTGSR; this is encoded by the coding sequence ATGTCCTTAGATAAGCAGAAAGTCACAAGGCCACCCTCCGGAGCACCGCCGGGGGACTACCCCGGGGATGCTTCCAGCCACCCGAACCTGCAGAAATTCGCAGACGCACTCACTACCTACGTGCTCGACCCGATGCAGTGGGATCCGGTACTCGAGGAGCTCGATCGAATCAGCAGCAGCCTGCCCTCCTGGGATCCCCGGGAGCTGCTTGCGCAGCTCTCCCGCGCCGAATCACTGTCCTGGCATATCCGGGAAGAATCCGGACAGCTGACCGGCAGCGGATTCGCCTACGTGCTGCTCGATGCCCAGGATCGCACCACGGGCTGCAGCGATAACCTGACCCAGCTTATCGACTACCTGTATGTAGACCCGAAAACCCGGATGCTGGAATTCGGGACCAGCGCGGGGCGTCGCTCCTTTGAGTCTGCCCGGAAACGACTGCGCAGCGGCAACGGTGCGCATCTGCTGGTGGAATTTTCCCGCGCACATCACCCCGGGCACCGTTTCGGCTATCTGATCGCCGAGGAGGACTTTCCCGATTCCCTGAGAACCATCGCCAACGGCGCACGCACCGCACTGTTCATCGCCCAGCCGCAACCCGATGAGCGCCTGCGCAAAGTAGTCCAGGCGAGCTTCGGCCTGACAGACGCTGAAGCCCAGGTGACACTGTCGATCGCTCGTGGTCTGACACTCAAACAGACAGCGTCCGAGCTTGGCATCAGCGTCAATACAGCGCGCAATCACCTCCAGGCCACTTTCGCCAAAAGCGGGATCAACCGGCAGGGAGATCTGGTACTCGTCATCACACAACTGAGCGTGATCCTCGCCGCTACGACTTCGGAGGAAACCCCGAGTGCCGCCCGGAGTGTGGCATCCATTCGTCCCACCCCGCCTCAGCATTTCATGATCCTCCCGGATGGCCGGCGCATCGCCTATCGCACTTATGGCGACCCGATGGGTGAGCCCGTCGTCTTCTTCCATGAATCCATCGGGTCGAGTCGATTGCCTCCCGGGACCGATGCCGACGCGAAACGGCGCAATCTGCACCTGATTGCCCCGGAGCGCCCGGGTTTCGGTTTGTCAGATGGGGATCCCGATTGTGACTACAGATCGGTGTGCGATGACCTGCAGGCATTGCTCAGCCACCTTCGCATCCAGCGCGCCACCCTGATCGGCAATCTGTCAGGCGGTGCATTCGCACTGTCGATGGCGGCACTGAAGCCAGCCCTGGTGCGCCACGTGCTGCTCACCGCCGCACGCCCGCCGGGACCCATGACCGGCCGTTTCCAGCACCTGATGCAGGTCAACAAAAAACTGCTCGGGCGACCCTGGCTGATCTCCACTTTTTTCAACATCCTGCGCAATCGGGCTTCACGCGAAAACAATGGCAAGCTGATCAACGCCGTATACGGTGCCAACGCCCAGGATCGGGCTTTTCTGCAGGCCAACCCGCGGCTCTTCGATCACATGGTGACCTGCACCCTGGAAAGCTTCAGTGTCAGCGCCGCCGGTGTGGTGAACGAACTGCGCTGCTTCGCCGCCGCGCCGCCGCCGGGCAGCCACAGTATCCGTGCCCCGATCACTGCCTGGCACGGCACATCTGACGGCATCGCGGAGATCGCCGATCTGCAGAAGTATCTGCAAGGCTGCAGCGTGGACTGGCATCCACTGGAAGGTGCGGGGTCCCTGCTGGCGCTGTCGCACTGGCAGGAGCTGCTGGATGCCGCGCGGGATACCGGCAGCCGCTGA
- a CDS encoding NAD(P)H-binding protein, which translates to MILVTGANGNLGRRLVGVLRAQEVPVRALVRRADAVAAVGATGPDLEVRVVDYLDAEGMRAAAAGCSQVVHLVGILKESARSLYEDSHERTSRVLVDAAAQGGVQRIIYLSIVGSTPDSSNPCLASKGRAEQILLAGQVPALVLRVPMVLGEGDYASRALRQRAGKRLNLLLRAASLEQPIYAGDVIEAIRSGIAGAGLDDVVLDLAGPESLSRGELVQRAANLLGRQTRVLSIPLAAGLALAWLFETLLPDPPVTRAMLGVLDHDDDLDPAASLDRLGIELTDLSLTLRRVLASQGPTV; encoded by the coding sequence GTGATCCTCGTAACTGGAGCCAACGGCAATCTCGGCCGACGTCTCGTCGGTGTCCTGCGAGCGCAGGAAGTGCCGGTACGGGCACTGGTCAGGCGGGCCGATGCGGTGGCCGCAGTCGGCGCAACGGGCCCGGACCTGGAAGTCCGGGTGGTCGACTATCTGGATGCGGAAGGGATGCGGGCGGCAGCTGCGGGCTGCAGTCAGGTGGTGCATCTGGTTGGCATTCTCAAGGAGTCTGCGCGCAGCCTTTATGAAGATTCACACGAGCGTACTTCCCGGGTGCTTGTGGACGCAGCGGCACAGGGAGGAGTGCAGAGAATCATCTATCTGAGCATCGTCGGCTCAACCCCCGATTCCAGCAACCCCTGCCTCGCATCCAAAGGCCGTGCGGAACAGATTCTGCTCGCAGGTCAGGTGCCGGCTCTGGTGCTGCGGGTGCCCATGGTGCTGGGCGAAGGTGACTATGCCAGCCGCGCGCTGCGGCAGCGTGCCGGTAAGCGTCTGAACCTGCTGCTGCGTGCGGCAAGTCTCGAGCAGCCCATATATGCCGGGGACGTAATCGAAGCGATCCGATCGGGTATCGCCGGTGCGGGTCTCGACGATGTGGTGCTGGATCTCGCCGGGCCCGAATCCCTGAGTCGGGGCGAACTGGTGCAGCGCGCCGCCAACCTGCTCGGTCGCCAGACCCGGGTGCTGTCGATTCCGCTCGCAGCCGGTCTGGCGCTGGCCTGGTTATTTGAAACACTGCTGCCGGATCCACCGGTGACACGAGCCATGCTCGGGGTGCTGGACCATGACGACGACCTCGACCCCGCTGCCAGTCTCGACAGACTTGGTATAGAACTGACAGATCTGTCACTCACGCTGCGGCGGGTTCTGGCCTCCCAGGGACCCACTGTTTAA